CTAATGGTTTTAATTTGCTAGgatatcaacttttttttttaaatcatcaaTAAGCCAACAAAATAGAAAACTTGAATGGGTTTGGGGTTTGAgttgttattttatataaaaagtataactaaaagaaaaaagaaatgctAGTTAATTATGGACTTAAAgaaagtagtttttttttttcttttttttattcttgggatttttttttctttaatcgaaattcactaacaattaataacaatccttaaaaaatacaaaatagggATAGATAGAGAAGGATTCTCACAATTAAGGTAAATATTGGTCGATAAGAATATAGAAGTTAAAATTTTgattcaactcttaaaattttttgatattatAATTTTAGATAAATCAAtcgattttataatttaaatattattataattttatattttatatacttaatttatgttttcaatttcacttaaaattttgatttttttttacttaCTCAAGAGGAGATAAATTgagtcataaaaataaatataatttttgtttaaagacaatatatttttgttttttggtgagcttataaaaaaattttttaaaccaTTAATTAATATCTTTTGTCACTCGGATAAAATAACTTTTATAACGGTAATTATTTTTACTTGAACCTGCAAAATATGAGACCAACCCACATTCCCTTCTAATATACAATATATATTCGAAATTTGGCACCATAAAGTCGGTCCAGTAGTATCAAAAATAACTCATGCAATCTTATCCACATAGATTAGACCAGCTTAGATATGAGTCTCCGAGATTCATAATCCTCAACTTGAAGAAAAAGTCAGACATTTTTCTATTAATGTGGTTATCACCTTTCAAGTGATAACCAACCTAAACATGGATTGAACTTCTCACTCTAAAACAGAATGATTACTTatgatttttaaaagttatttctaaaaaaataattaagtcaTATATTGTTACGCTATCTTATAAATACTTCAATATTCAGGTATTTTCTCTAGTCTAATATtacttaaaatttatttaaacatTTGCTAATTTGAATATCAGAGTCTCCTATAAATATCCTCTACCACTGTCCAGACAAGGATGTTGGATAAACCACTATTTCGACAAACAAGTCGAAACCATCACTCAAAGGAGTTTGAACTTTAAATCCAAACCAAAATCCATCTTAATTTTAGGTAATACCTTGAAACAGTAATATATACTAGTACTTTTCTAAAAGTTcgaagaagctaaattacaatccatggaataaaatatttctcTGGAATCATTGCTATTATTgatgtgaaattatgtttagctTTGTTGTGTTGAAGGTACTTAATAAAGTAGATAGAAAAGTGATATTGTGTTGATGATCTAGAAGAGTAATTACAAGGAAATTGGAACTATATGAGTTTGTAGTATTACTGGAAGAAAAATAAACCAATAAAACAGTGGTATGAACTAAGAAAGGAAAGTGAAGCAAAAACACAGTGATACTCGTTGTGCATGAAGACTTGAACGAAGAGAAGAATTAATTGGATCAAATACAAAGAATTTGATGTAATCAGAAGAGGGAGGAATAGAATGATAGAATGGCACGATACCAGGCTCAAGCTACCTACATAATTCTTCCATTTTGTATTTATGATGCGTCCTTCTATGCACGTCCGAAGGAGGTAGGTCAGCAGCCATATATCTTTGCTCTGTAACTAACTTCCTCTTAGAAGAATTGCTTGCATTAGAGTGCTCACTCCCATCCAATTTCGTTATTCTCTTTCTTACATTACCCTCTCCATTTAGATCAACCATATTCTCATGGTTGAGAGAAGGGTGTAGTCTAGTCACGTTTGCAATTGGTTCTCATGATATTTCTGCAGTGTCTCCAATTCTCCACTGCACATGGACCTGTTTTTCTGGTTTTCCATGTTTGAGAATGATGCAAAATCCTAGAACCCGAGAATGCTCAAGTATAGGACCCTTGGCACTAGTCTGTAGAGGCAATGGCAAGTACATATCATTATTACGGAATCTCTTTAACACTGAAATATAGAACACATTATGAATCTTAGCCTCTAGAGGAAGTTTGAGTTTATAGGCTACCAAGCTAAGTTTCTTGACAATGCAAAATggttcaaattatctcattcccAACTTTTGATTTTTTCTCAAAGCCACTGAGTGTTGACGGTAAGGCTATAAACGAACCAGTACCATATCATTCTCTTCAAATTCAGCCTCTCGACGATTTTTATCAGCAAACATCTTCAGATATTATTGGGCATGATTGAGGTTGGCCTTAAGCTGTTCAATCAGCGTGTTCCGATTGGTTAGCAACACTTGCAATGATGGTTCGTCAGCAGGAGAGAACTCATATCTAATGAGATTTGGGAGGCACAACCATATAGAGCCATGTAAGGGGACATTTTGATGCTTCTGTGATGAGAAGTGTTGTACCAATACTGGGCCCAAGGTAGCATATTGAACCATAACCTGGGATTCTCGAAACAGAAGCAATGAAGATACATCTCCAATGTCTTGTTCACAACTTCATTTTTTCTGTCCGTTTGTAGGTGGTATGATGAGCTCATGGATAAAGTAGTGGTTTGCAACTTAAATAATCTCCACCAAAAGTGACTCATAAAGATCTGGTCCCTATCCAAGACAATGGATCTAAGAAATTCATGGAGTTTGACAATATTCCTGATGAATACCTTTGCCACTAAACGATTGTTAAAGTCATATTTCAAGGGTATAAAATGAGCAAATTTGGTCAATCTATCAATGATCACCATAATGACCATATACTCATAAAACTGTGGAAGAGAAGCGATAAAATCTATGCAGATAGCCTCCCACACCTGTGATGGTATTGGGAGAGGTTAGAGCTATCCTGTAGGTAGTCGGGCCTCTGTTTTGGTGGGCTGGCAAGTGGAGTAGGAAAGAACATAAGCTCTTATATCTCTTTGCATATTCGGCCAATAGAAGGTAGAGCAAATTCGTTCCACAGTCTTGGTAATGCCAGAATGACCTCCAATCATGGCATCATGGTATTCGTGCAAAATTACTTGCATCAATGAACTCCCTTTTGGAGCCACCAACCTATTCCTCCATAGCAGCACTCCATTATGAATATAATAGTTGAGGTCCTTTGGTGAGCCTTTCTCACAATTCTCCCAAAGCTCCTTCAGTTCGTTGTCAGCCTCAATTTTGCACTTCAATGTATTAAACCATTCTAATTTCGGGCAAGACCAAGCAGCCACGAAGCTGCGTGAAAGGGCATCAACAGCAGTGTTCTCCTTACCAGGTTTATATTGAATCTCAAAGTCATACTCCATGAGCTTGTGTACCCACTTTTGCTAGTCAGGGGTGTGCAAGGTCTGATCTCCCAGAGTCTTTAAGCTTTGCTGATCTATACGCATAATGAATTTTTTTCGCAATAAGTAATGGCAGAACTTGGCTACTGCTTCAGTCACATCATAGAATTTGCGAATACATGTTGACTAGTGCTGCTTGTTAGTAGATAACATAGAAAAGAAAGCGATTGGGTGTTTAGCTTGCAATAGCACCGCTCCAATTCCCGTACTAAAAGCATCATTTTCCACTATAAAATGTTGATCAAAGTTGGGAAGAGCTAAAACTGGTTCGGAAGTAATTACCCTCTTTAATGAgtcaaaggcatgagtagcaacTGAGCTCCACTAGAAGGCATCTTGCTCCAACAAATCTGTGAGAGGAGATGCAAGAGAAGCGTAGCCTTTGACGAAGCGCCTATGGTAACCTGTCAACCCGAGAAATCCCCAAAGTTGTTTGAGGTTCTCAGATGTCGGCTAAGCTATTACGACCTGAACTTTATCCTTTTCCATGTGGACACCCTTCTCAGTGATGGTGTGACCCGGATAGTCAATTTTTGACACGGCAAACAAGCATTTTGACATCTTGGCAAATAAAGG
This region of Arachis hypogaea cultivar Tifrunner chromosome 8, arahy.Tifrunner.gnm2.J5K5, whole genome shotgun sequence genomic DNA includes:
- the LOC140174647 gene encoding uncharacterized protein yields the protein MEYDFEIQYKPGKENTAVDALSRSFVAAWSCPKLEWFNTLKCKIEADNELKELWENCEKGSPKDLNYYIHNGVLLWRNRLVAPKGSSLMQVILHEYHDAMIGVLKRFRNNDMYLPLPLQTSAKGPILEHSRVLGFCIILKHGKPEKQVHVQWRIGDTAEIS